The Nocardioides pantholopis genome window below encodes:
- a CDS encoding TrlF family AAA-like ATPase, translated as MVEDSARAGLLADNGGHFYRADFQVHTPRDTQWDGPRPTLEERDAWAGNFVAAARAKGLHAVAISDHHDFAYFPHIKQAAAEEVGAVGEPVPYRQRLVVFPALELSLTVPCQAIMILDADFPVERLDDVLKALHCEPVDPTLDAIPQTQNLTDSGDLNELHAKLDKNQWLKGRYIILPNVTPSGYRTLMREQFQGKYRDMIPVGGYVDGSFDKFAAKNAVGTKRILDGLVPAWGSKKVAIFQTSDSRKADFSTLGAHASWVKWSAPTAEAIRQACLAQESRVAQVEPALPNIWISRVVVSQSKFMGRVDVALNPQYTALIGGRGTGKSTVLDYLRWALCDQPAKSTEDDEVADPRVRQRRLIEATLKPLGAHVEVHCVINGITHVVRRDAGDGTVQLRVGSGDFEKVRESAIQSLLPIQAYSQKQLSSVAIRVDELLRFVTSPIQQELDEISRRQDEISGRLRENYGTLQRHRILSSEIQRSELRAKSLAEQAQALRDGLAGLSEDDRKILDEKAAHDAVASSHAAWTQRLLDGQAELASLIEHLTASVDDIAKPTDVPAGIGHEVEQYVTTAGAALNAVRAGLEALALGLERTLTAGGAADTASRTLRARLDEYEATYVAVKGRSSAHQAKLVELAKLEELQRAASSSAQRHGRDRDELGDPIQRHRELRTELTSTRDQRITALSAQCSRLSDSSGGLIRARLSSGRGFDDVQARFRGLIAGSNVRSNKVDALFDALGSDTSPTTSWELILDELEWVMLQEPDAEIKSEDTPTLSRLGFGPADQKRVVPKLTPDGWLDLSLTELTDFPEFEYRAKEGEYIPFGSASAGQQASALLATLLAQGGTPLVIDQPEDDLDSDTVQDIVTKIWAAKAGRQLLFSSHNANLVVNGDADLVLVCAYVTAGDQSAGHIKEQGAIDVAAVRDQITAVMEGGEKAFRLRKAKYGF; from the coding sequence ATGGTGGAGGATTCTGCGCGGGCCGGCCTGCTCGCCGACAACGGCGGGCACTTCTACCGCGCTGACTTCCAGGTCCATACACCTCGCGATACCCAGTGGGACGGGCCCAGGCCGACGCTAGAGGAGCGCGATGCTTGGGCCGGCAACTTCGTTGCGGCCGCACGTGCGAAGGGCCTACACGCAGTCGCGATATCAGATCATCATGACTTCGCATACTTCCCACACATCAAGCAAGCCGCTGCCGAAGAGGTGGGCGCGGTTGGTGAGCCCGTTCCGTACCGGCAACGCCTCGTGGTCTTTCCGGCGCTAGAGCTTTCACTAACAGTCCCGTGTCAGGCGATCATGATCCTCGACGCTGACTTTCCGGTTGAGCGCCTCGACGATGTATTGAAGGCGCTCCATTGTGAGCCCGTAGATCCAACCCTGGACGCCATTCCGCAAACTCAGAATCTCACCGACTCGGGCGACCTGAACGAGTTGCATGCGAAACTCGACAAGAACCAATGGCTCAAAGGTCGGTACATCATTTTACCGAACGTGACGCCGAGTGGGTACCGGACGCTTATGCGGGAACAGTTTCAAGGAAAGTACAGGGACATGATTCCCGTGGGCGGTTACGTCGACGGATCGTTCGACAAGTTTGCCGCGAAAAACGCGGTGGGGACGAAACGTATCCTCGACGGCCTAGTTCCAGCATGGGGATCAAAAAAGGTTGCGATATTTCAGACGTCCGATTCACGAAAAGCAGATTTCTCGACCCTGGGAGCGCACGCCTCATGGGTGAAGTGGTCAGCGCCAACCGCCGAAGCGATCCGCCAGGCCTGCCTTGCGCAGGAGTCTCGAGTCGCGCAGGTTGAACCGGCGTTGCCCAACATTTGGATCTCGCGGGTGGTCGTTTCGCAGAGCAAGTTTATGGGACGGGTGGATGTAGCTCTTAACCCGCAATACACCGCGTTGATCGGCGGCCGTGGAACGGGCAAGTCCACAGTTCTCGACTATCTTCGCTGGGCCCTGTGCGATCAACCCGCAAAGTCCACGGAGGATGACGAGGTGGCTGACCCGCGGGTCCGGCAGCGCCGCTTGATCGAAGCCACACTGAAGCCGCTCGGAGCGCATGTTGAAGTGCACTGCGTCATAAACGGCATCACTCATGTCGTACGCCGGGACGCAGGTGACGGCACTGTGCAACTCAGGGTCGGATCTGGCGACTTCGAGAAGGTTCGCGAGAGCGCCATTCAGAGCCTCTTGCCGATCCAGGCCTATAGCCAGAAGCAACTGAGCAGCGTCGCGATCCGAGTAGACGAGCTCCTCCGGTTTGTGACCTCTCCGATCCAGCAGGAGTTGGACGAAATCTCGCGGCGTCAAGATGAGATATCCGGACGTCTTCGAGAAAACTACGGCACGTTGCAAAGGCACCGGATTCTCAGTAGCGAGATTCAACGGTCCGAGCTTCGGGCGAAGTCGTTGGCGGAACAGGCTCAGGCCCTGCGAGACGGACTGGCTGGCCTGTCTGAGGACGATCGAAAGATCCTTGACGAGAAGGCGGCCCATGACGCCGTCGCCTCTTCCCACGCGGCATGGACGCAGCGACTTCTTGATGGACAGGCTGAACTGGCCTCGCTGATTGAGCACCTGACTGCGTCAGTCGACGACATTGCGAAACCGACCGACGTGCCCGCTGGTATCGGTCATGAGGTCGAGCAGTACGTCACAACCGCCGGCGCGGCACTCAACGCAGTCCGTGCCGGGTTGGAGGCCCTGGCTCTCGGCCTGGAACGGACCCTCACCGCCGGGGGTGCTGCGGATACAGCAAGTCGGACGCTCCGGGCCCGCCTGGATGAGTACGAGGCGACTTACGTGGCGGTCAAGGGCCGGTCGTCAGCCCACCAGGCCAAACTTGTCGAGCTGGCGAAGCTTGAGGAGCTACAACGAGCGGCCAGCTCGTCGGCCCAAAGGCATGGCAGGGACCGAGACGAGCTGGGAGACCCAATCCAGCGACACCGCGAACTTCGTACCGAGCTCACATCCACCAGGGACCAGCGGATAACCGCACTCTCAGCTCAGTGCTCTCGACTTTCGGATTCGTCCGGCGGCTTGATTCGAGCACGCCTCTCTTCGGGTAGGGGCTTCGACGACGTGCAGGCCCGGTTCAGGGGCCTCATCGCTGGCTCCAACGTTCGGAGCAACAAGGTCGACGCGTTGTTCGACGCCCTTGGCAGCGATACTTCGCCGACTACTTCCTGGGAGCTGATCCTGGATGAGTTGGAGTGGGTGATGCTGCAAGAGCCCGATGCCGAGATCAAGTCCGAAGACACTCCGACGCTGTCACGCCTGGGGTTCGGCCCGGCCGACCAAAAGCGAGTGGTCCCAAAACTTACGCCGGACGGTTGGCTTGATCTTTCTTTGACTGAGTTGACCGACTTTCCCGAGTTCGAGTACCGAGCCAAAGAGGGTGAGTACATTCCCTTCGGCTCTGCCTCCGCTGGCCAGCAGGCGTCGGCGTTGCTTGCGACGCTCCTCGCTCAAGGGGGAACGCCGCTCGTCATTGATCAGCCTGAGGACGACCTTGATAGCGACACCGTCCAGGACATCGTGACTAAGATCTGGGCCGCAAAGGCTGGTCGACAGCTGTTGTTTTCAAGTCACAATGCCAATCTGGTCGTAAATGGCGACGCGGATCTTGTACTTGTATGTGCGTACGTGACGGCAGGAGACCAGTCGGCGGGACATATCAAGGAACAGGGTGCGATTGACGTAGCTGCCGTCCGCGATCAGATCACCGCTGTCATGGAGGGCGGAGAGAAAGCGTTCCGCCTCCGCAAGGCCAAGTACGGTTTCTGA
- a CDS encoding HNH endonuclease signature motif containing protein — MTAAFAPRSGHPVARAVACVHEALNVVADAPVWSLDAAEAGAALLDLTTEIARLQELRLRVAAHAHTVEVGAAVGATSTANWWAHEARLTRPEAHRLIRLARALDIPRHDPVRDALAAGRVNLDQAQVVVDAVDDLPAEHVDEDTRLQAEEFLLGQARHHDAIALRRLGKRLIEVIAPEHADAVEAARLEREEAAARAAARLTMSDDGHGKTHGRFTIPTHHAAMLRTALLAIAAPKHQHAVNGAGAGKRRPGPERMGQAFCEYVESYPVDRLPDAGGVAATIVVTMPLDSLLGGLRAAHLSTGETISASEARRLACQAGIVPAVLDGAGQPLDVGRTRRLFTKAQRVAMALRDGGCTAEGCDWPPGLCHGHHNVPWHLGGDTSLANGRLLCPRHHARAHDPAYETRTLSDGKVVFHRRC; from the coding sequence ATGACGGCAGCGTTCGCACCTCGGTCCGGGCACCCGGTGGCCCGGGCGGTGGCGTGCGTGCACGAGGCGCTGAACGTCGTTGCGGATGCCCCGGTGTGGTCGCTGGACGCGGCCGAGGCGGGTGCCGCGCTGCTGGATCTGACCACCGAGATCGCCCGGCTGCAGGAGCTGCGGCTCCGGGTCGCGGCCCACGCCCACACCGTCGAGGTGGGTGCGGCGGTCGGTGCGACGAGTACGGCGAACTGGTGGGCCCACGAGGCCCGGCTGACCCGCCCGGAGGCACACCGGCTGATACGGCTCGCCCGCGCCCTGGACATCCCGCGCCACGACCCCGTCCGAGACGCCCTCGCCGCGGGCCGGGTCAACCTGGACCAGGCGCAGGTCGTCGTGGACGCGGTCGACGACCTGCCCGCCGAGCACGTCGACGAGGACACCCGCTTGCAGGCCGAGGAGTTCCTCCTCGGGCAGGCCCGCCACCACGACGCGATCGCGCTGCGCAGACTGGGCAAGCGGCTGATCGAGGTCATCGCCCCCGAGCACGCCGACGCAGTCGAGGCCGCCCGCCTGGAACGCGAGGAGGCCGCCGCGCGTGCCGCCGCCCGGTTGACGATGTCCGATGACGGCCACGGCAAGACCCACGGCCGATTCACGATCCCCACCCACCACGCAGCGATGCTCCGCACCGCCCTGCTCGCCATCGCGGCCCCCAAGCACCAGCACGCCGTGAACGGCGCCGGGGCCGGTAAGCGGCGGCCGGGTCCGGAGCGGATGGGCCAGGCGTTCTGCGAGTACGTGGAGAGCTACCCGGTCGACCGGCTTCCCGACGCCGGCGGCGTCGCGGCCACGATCGTGGTCACGATGCCCCTCGACTCCCTCCTCGGCGGGCTGCGGGCCGCGCACCTGAGCACCGGCGAGACCATCTCCGCCTCCGAGGCCCGGCGGCTGGCCTGTCAGGCCGGGATCGTCCCCGCCGTCCTCGACGGCGCCGGTCAGCCCCTCGATGTGGGCCGCACCCGGCGGCTGTTCACCAAGGCCCAGCGGGTCGCGATGGCACTGCGAGACGGGGGCTGCACCGCCGAGGGCTGCGACTGGCCCCCGGGCCTGTGTCACGGCCACCACAACGTTCCCTGGCACCTCGGCGGCGACACCAGCCTGGCCAACGGACGCCTTCTCTGCCCCCGCCACCACGCCCGCGCCCACGACCCGGCGTACGAGACCCGGACCCTGTCCGACGGCAAGGTCGTTTTCCATCGGAGGTGCTAG
- a CDS encoding dihydrofolate reductase family protein translates to MRDLVYYVAVSIDGFIADPDGGFDAFLIEGDHATVVFGEYADALPGHAHAALGTTPPGTHFDTVIMGWNALTPALDMGITSPYPHLRQVVATRRPRDHDPAVTLTRDPVGTVRELKDMEGLDIWLCGGGELAGSLLPEIDRLVLKRNPIALGAGIPLFGHVPPAPVSFTSTGTRSFESGVVIEEYAVRP, encoded by the coding sequence GTGCGTGACCTTGTGTACTACGTCGCCGTCAGCATCGACGGATTCATCGCTGACCCGGACGGCGGATTCGACGCGTTCCTCATCGAGGGCGACCATGCGACAGTCGTGTTCGGCGAGTACGCCGACGCCCTCCCTGGGCACGCGCATGCCGCGCTGGGGACAACGCCCCCTGGGACCCACTTCGACACCGTGATCATGGGATGGAACGCCCTCACGCCGGCCCTGGACATGGGGATCACCAGCCCGTACCCGCACCTGCGTCAGGTGGTTGCAACCCGCAGGCCCCGCGACCATGACCCTGCAGTCACGCTCACCCGCGATCCAGTGGGGACTGTCAGAGAGCTGAAGGACATGGAAGGGCTCGACATCTGGTTGTGCGGAGGAGGGGAGCTGGCGGGATCCCTTCTGCCAGAGATCGACCGGTTGGTGCTGAAGCGAAACCCCATCGCACTCGGGGCTGGGATCCCCTTGTTCGGGCACGTCCCACCTGCCCCGGTCTCGTTCACGTCGACCGGGACCCGCTCCTTCGAGTCAGGCGTCGTGATCGAGGAGTACGCAGTCCGGCCCTGA
- a CDS encoding TetR/AcrR family transcriptional regulator codes for MVRNIERRMALADAGIQVLAEEGARGLTHRAVDAAAGTPRGTASNYFPTRDDLIRALVGRIEERLTPAPEMLAALEKRTPDPALFADYVRDVVRRLLSDPHVAIALFELRLEATRRPAVADALGAWRRQAFDADVAFNESAGLPGGRTKIALFHYAIDGLMLDRLTVPVESTLSVDAAVNRLVAGILR; via the coding sequence ATGGTTCGCAACATCGAGCGCCGCATGGCTCTGGCAGACGCCGGCATCCAGGTGTTGGCAGAGGAAGGTGCCCGAGGTCTGACCCACCGTGCCGTCGATGCCGCAGCGGGCACGCCCCGAGGGACGGCCTCCAACTACTTCCCGACGCGAGACGACCTGATCCGCGCACTGGTCGGTCGCATTGAGGAGCGGCTCACCCCCGCACCTGAGATGCTCGCAGCGCTCGAGAAGCGCACGCCCGACCCGGCCTTGTTCGCCGACTACGTCCGTGACGTCGTACGTCGCCTCCTGTCCGACCCCCACGTCGCGATCGCCCTGTTCGAGCTCCGACTCGAGGCGACCCGGCGCCCAGCGGTCGCCGACGCGCTAGGGGCTTGGCGCCGGCAGGCATTCGACGCCGACGTCGCCTTCAACGAGAGTGCCGGCCTCCCCGGAGGGCGCACGAAGATCGCCCTGTTCCACTACGCGATTGACGGGCTGATGCTCGATCGCTTGACGGTCCCCGTCGAATCGACGCTGTCGGTCGATGCCGCCGTCAACAGGCTGGTCGCGGGCATTCTGCGCTGA
- the upp gene encoding uracil phosphoribosyltransferase: MRTHVVDHPLVSHKLTTLRDERTDSPTFRHLTDELVTLLAYEATRDVRVEPVDITTPVTATTGVRLASPKPLVVPILRAGLGMLDGMMRLLPTAEVGFLGMVRNEETLEAATYAERLPDDLSGRQCYVLDPMLATGGTLAAAIRFLTGRGADHITAICLLAAPEGCARLERDLAGVDVPVTIVTAAMDERLDEKGYIVPGLGDAGDRLYGIAG, from the coding sequence ATGCGCACCCACGTCGTGGACCACCCCCTGGTCTCCCACAAGCTGACCACCCTCCGCGACGAGCGCACGGACTCCCCGACGTTCCGGCACCTCACCGACGAGCTGGTGACGCTGCTGGCCTACGAGGCCACCCGCGACGTGCGCGTGGAGCCCGTCGACATCACCACCCCGGTCACCGCGACGACCGGCGTACGCCTGGCCTCGCCGAAGCCGCTGGTCGTCCCGATCCTGCGCGCCGGGCTCGGGATGCTCGACGGGATGATGCGGCTGCTGCCGACCGCCGAGGTGGGCTTCCTCGGCATGGTCCGCAACGAGGAGACCCTCGAGGCGGCGACGTACGCCGAGCGGCTGCCCGACGACCTCTCCGGCCGCCAGTGCTACGTCCTGGACCCGATGCTCGCCACCGGCGGCACCCTGGCCGCGGCGATCCGGTTCCTGACCGGCCGCGGCGCCGACCACATCACCGCGATCTGCCTGCTCGCCGCCCCCGAGGGCTGCGCGCGCCTGGAGCGCGACCTCGCCGGCGTCGACGTGCCGGTCACGATCGTCACGGCCGCGATGGACGAGCGGCTCGACGAGAAGGGCTACATCGTCCCCGGCCTCGGCGACGCCGGCGACCGGCTGTACGGCATCGCCGGCTGA
- a CDS encoding tRNA adenosine deaminase-associated protein — protein sequence MSAQLDAVDFALAAFREDGVWTVQDLTLDHLVDLETLAAALRRFPGEHGAVGLVAMDEDFFLIVRTTGTTTRVLLSDVTAADEWELAASALEYLGLPLPLDDDEQVPAGDLDILGDLGMHAMDMAVLIDDFDLYPDEMLSDITRRVGFGELFDDAVGLTSA from the coding sequence ATGTCCGCCCAGCTCGACGCCGTCGACTTCGCGTTGGCGGCCTTCCGCGAGGACGGCGTCTGGACGGTCCAGGACCTCACCCTCGACCACCTCGTCGACCTCGAGACGCTCGCGGCGGCCCTGCGCCGGTTCCCCGGCGAGCACGGCGCGGTCGGGCTGGTCGCGATGGACGAGGACTTCTTCCTGATCGTGCGCACCACCGGCACCACCACCCGGGTGCTGCTCTCCGACGTCACCGCTGCTGACGAGTGGGAGCTGGCCGCCTCGGCGCTGGAGTACCTCGGCCTGCCGCTGCCCCTCGATGACGACGAGCAGGTCCCGGCCGGCGACCTGGACATCCTCGGCGACCTCGGCATGCACGCCATGGACATGGCGGTGCTGATCGACGACTTCGACCTCTACCCCGACGAGATGCTCTCCGACATCACCCGCCGGGTCGGCTTCGGCGAGCTCTTCGACGACGCCGTCGGGCTCACCAGCGCCTGA
- the tadA gene encoding tRNA adenosine(34) deaminase TadA: MQAALEQARAALATDDVPIGAVVVDPAGAVIGTGRNVREAEADPTGHAEVVALRAAARSRGGWRLDGCTLVVTLEPCTMCAGAAVLARVDRVVFGAYDAKAGAVGSLWDVVRDRRLNHRPEVLAGVLAEESTELLDAFFRGRRAEGREVPQSQARD; the protein is encoded by the coding sequence ATGCAGGCCGCCCTCGAGCAGGCCCGTGCGGCCCTGGCCACCGACGACGTGCCGATCGGTGCCGTGGTCGTCGACCCCGCCGGCGCCGTGATCGGCACCGGGCGCAACGTCCGCGAGGCCGAGGCCGACCCGACCGGGCACGCCGAGGTCGTGGCGCTGCGGGCGGCGGCCCGCAGCCGGGGCGGCTGGCGCCTGGACGGCTGCACGCTCGTGGTCACGCTGGAGCCGTGCACGATGTGCGCCGGCGCCGCCGTCCTGGCCCGTGTGGACCGCGTGGTCTTCGGGGCGTACGACGCGAAGGCCGGCGCCGTCGGCAGCCTCTGGGACGTCGTCCGCGACCGCCGGCTCAACCACCGGCCCGAGGTGCTTGCGGGCGTGCTCGCCGAGGAGTCCACCGAGCTGCTGGACGCGTTCTTCCGCGGCCGCCGGGCCGAAGGACGGGAAGTTCCGCAATCCCAGGCGAGGGATTGA
- a CDS encoding VC0807 family protein, whose product MTSLASAPTTDTCSSSSTSTAAPPHRPSLPAVVRRVAASLAVACLVPATLFYVVMLIGGVWSAIVAALVWSYAAIVWRAATGRRISGLLVLVTALMTVRTVLSLVADSTYLYFLQPVLSDGVVAVAFLLSLVTARPLVARLAGDFYPMDRELHLRPRIRRLFRRLTLMWALLCLGKAGGTLWLLESTSVETFVLLKSVSVLVLNALAITATISAAALVARREGLLGPGRALAIPV is encoded by the coding sequence ATGACCTCCCTCGCCAGCGCACCGACCACTGACACCTGCAGCTCCAGCTCCACCAGCACCGCCGCTCCGCCGCACCGGCCGAGCCTGCCCGCCGTCGTCCGGCGGGTCGCCGCCAGCCTGGCGGTCGCCTGCCTGGTCCCGGCCACGCTGTTCTACGTCGTGATGCTGATCGGCGGCGTGTGGTCGGCGATCGTGGCCGCGTTGGTGTGGTCCTACGCCGCGATCGTGTGGCGCGCGGCCACCGGGCGCCGGATCTCTGGGCTCCTGGTCCTGGTCACGGCCCTGATGACGGTGCGGACGGTGCTCTCCCTGGTCGCGGACAGCACCTACCTGTACTTCCTCCAGCCGGTCCTCAGCGACGGCGTCGTGGCCGTGGCGTTCCTGCTCTCGCTGGTCACCGCCCGGCCCCTGGTCGCCCGGCTGGCCGGCGACTTCTACCCCATGGACCGTGAGCTGCACCTGCGCCCGCGGATCCGGCGGCTCTTCCGCCGGCTGACGCTGATGTGGGCGCTGCTGTGCCTGGGCAAGGCGGGCGGCACGCTGTGGCTGCTGGAGTCGACGTCGGTCGAGACGTTCGTGCTGCTCAAGAGCGTCTCGGTGCTGGTGCTCAACGCCCTCGCCATCACCGCCACGATCAGCGCCGCGGCCCTGGTGGCCCGCCGGGAGGGCCTGCTGGGCCCCGGGCGAGCGCTGGCAATCCCCGTCTGA
- a CDS encoding LacI family DNA-binding transcriptional regulator: protein MAARQGRAASVKDVAATAGVSLGTVSNVLNRPDRVSAATRERVERAMATLGFVRNESARQLRAGSSRTLAYVMLDAKNPFFTDVAQGIETAAEAASLSLVLCNSGHRAAREQAHLVLLQQQRVQGILVTPVDPDAPDLVEVRRRGTPLVIVDRTRADATFCSVAVDDVLGGRLALEHLIDRGHRRVAFIGGPATLGQVNDRLQGAREAWAAAGRPVEDLVVLGTEALVVDEGRSAGQRLAGLPARRRPTAAFCANDLLALGLLQQAISAGIRVPEELAIVGYDDIEFAGAAAVPLTSVRQPRQELGRTAAELVLAEAAHPGHSHQQILFTPELVARASTQA, encoded by the coding sequence ATGGCGGCACGTCAGGGCCGGGCCGCGTCGGTCAAGGACGTGGCCGCCACCGCGGGGGTCTCGCTCGGCACGGTCTCCAACGTGCTCAACCGCCCCGACCGGGTCAGCGCGGCCACCCGCGAGCGCGTCGAGCGGGCGATGGCGACCCTCGGCTTCGTCCGCAACGAGTCGGCGCGCCAGCTGCGGGCCGGCTCCAGCCGGACCCTGGCCTACGTGATGCTCGACGCCAAGAACCCGTTCTTCACCGACGTCGCCCAGGGCATCGAGACGGCCGCCGAGGCCGCGTCACTCTCCCTGGTGCTGTGCAACAGCGGCCACCGCGCCGCCCGGGAGCAGGCCCACCTCGTGCTGCTCCAGCAGCAGCGGGTCCAGGGCATCCTGGTCACGCCGGTCGACCCCGACGCCCCCGACCTCGTCGAGGTACGCCGCCGCGGCACCCCGCTCGTCATCGTCGACCGGACCCGCGCGGACGCGACGTTCTGCTCGGTGGCCGTCGACGACGTCCTCGGCGGCCGGCTCGCCCTCGAGCACCTGATCGACCGCGGACACCGGCGGGTCGCCTTCATCGGCGGCCCCGCGACGCTCGGTCAGGTCAACGACCGGCTCCAGGGCGCCCGGGAGGCCTGGGCGGCGGCCGGCCGGCCGGTCGAGGACCTGGTCGTGCTCGGCACCGAGGCGCTGGTGGTCGATGAGGGCCGCTCGGCCGGGCAGCGCCTGGCCGGGCTCCCGGCCCGGCGCCGCCCGACAGCGGCGTTCTGCGCCAACGACCTGCTCGCGCTCGGCCTGCTCCAGCAGGCCATCAGCGCCGGGATCCGGGTCCCCGAGGAGCTGGCGATCGTGGGCTACGACGACATCGAGTTCGCCGGCGCGGCCGCCGTCCCGCTGACCTCGGTGCGCCAGCCGCGTCAGGAGCTCGGCCGCACCGCCGCCGAGCTGGTGCTCGCCGAGGCGGCCCATCCTGGCCATAGCCACCAGCAGATCCTGTTCACGCCCGAGCTGGTCGCGCGCGCCTCGACGCAGGCCTGA
- a CDS encoding sugar ABC transporter ATP-binding protein has translation MSGPGSGATLVLREVSKSFGSVVALRSGTLEVQPGSIHALVGENGAGKSTLVKIVAGLYRRDGGTFRFQGQDVDFGSTAESKAAGIAVIYQEPTLFPDLSVTENIFMGRQPVGRGRRIDRNRMHAEARGLFERLGVHIDPRRPARGLSIADQQIIEIAKAISLDASLLIMDEPTAALSGVEVDRLFAVARSLRDEGRALVFISHRFDEVFDLCDTVTVMRDGDYIATRPIAETTVEEIVSQMVGREVAELFPKTPAPIGDVVLSVRGLTAAGVFHDIDLDVRAGEIVGLAGLVGAGRSEIARAVFGVDRYDAGEVRMLGKDVPARNPRAAIRAGMAFIPEDRRKQGLVAEASVARNVAAGIRRGLTKAGVLTSRAENAAAGPWAARLEVKTNALDMGAATMSGGNQQKVVIAKWLATDPQLLIIDEPTRGIDVGTKAEVHRLLSDLAGQGLAILMISSELPEVLGMADRVLVVCEGRITADLPREQATPEAVMRAATATTPAAAPAADQRMVHP, from the coding sequence ATGTCGGGACCGGGGAGCGGCGCGACCCTCGTGCTGCGCGAGGTGAGCAAGAGCTTCGGCTCGGTCGTCGCCCTGCGCAGCGGGACCCTGGAGGTCCAGCCGGGCTCGATCCACGCGCTCGTGGGCGAGAACGGCGCGGGCAAGTCCACGCTGGTCAAGATCGTCGCCGGCCTGTACCGCCGCGACGGCGGCACCTTCCGGTTCCAGGGCCAGGACGTGGACTTCGGCTCGACCGCCGAGTCCAAGGCCGCGGGCATCGCGGTCATCTACCAGGAGCCGACGCTGTTCCCGGACCTGTCGGTCACCGAGAACATCTTCATGGGCCGCCAGCCGGTCGGCCGGGGCCGCCGGATCGACCGCAACCGGATGCACGCGGAGGCCCGCGGCCTCTTCGAGCGGCTCGGCGTCCACATCGACCCGCGCCGTCCCGCCCGGGGCCTCTCGATCGCCGACCAGCAGATCATCGAGATCGCCAAGGCGATCTCGCTGGACGCCAGCCTGCTGATCATGGACGAGCCGACCGCCGCGCTGAGCGGCGTCGAGGTCGACCGGCTCTTCGCGGTGGCCCGCAGCCTGCGCGACGAGGGCCGCGCGCTGGTCTTCATCTCGCACCGCTTCGACGAGGTCTTCGACCTGTGCGACACCGTCACGGTGATGCGTGACGGCGACTACATCGCCACCCGGCCGATCGCCGAGACCACCGTGGAGGAGATCGTCTCCCAGATGGTCGGCCGCGAGGTCGCCGAGCTCTTCCCCAAGACCCCCGCCCCCATCGGCGACGTGGTCCTCTCGGTCCGCGGCCTCACCGCGGCCGGGGTCTTCCACGACATCGACCTCGACGTCCGCGCCGGCGAGATCGTCGGCCTGGCGGGCCTGGTCGGCGCCGGCCGCAGCGAGATCGCCCGCGCCGTCTTCGGTGTCGACCGGTACGACGCCGGCGAGGTGCGGATGCTCGGCAAGGACGTCCCCGCGCGCAACCCGCGGGCCGCGATCCGGGCCGGGATGGCCTTCATCCCCGAGGACCGCCGCAAGCAGGGCCTGGTGGCCGAGGCGTCGGTCGCCCGCAACGTCGCCGCCGGCATCCGCCGCGGCCTGACCAAGGCCGGCGTGCTCACCAGCCGCGCCGAGAACGCCGCCGCCGGCCCCTGGGCCGCGCGCCTGGAGGTCAAGACCAACGCGCTGGACATGGGCGCGGCCACGATGAGCGGCGGCAACCAGCAGAAGGTCGTGATCGCCAAGTGGCTGGCGACCGACCCCCAGCTGCTGATCATCGACGAGCCCACCCGCGGCATCGACGTCGGCACCAAGGCCGAGGTGCACCGGCTGCTCTCCGACCTGGCCGGCCAGGGCCTGGCGATCCTGATGATCTCCTCCGAGCTCCCCGAGGTCCTCGGCATGGCCGACCGCGTCCTGGTCGTCTGCGAGGGCCGGATCACCGCCGACCTGCCGCGCGAGCAGGCGACCCCCGAGGCGGTCATGCGCGCCGCCACCGCGACCACGCCGGCCGCCGCCCCCGCGGCCGACCAGAGGATGGTGCACCCGTGA